In Porites lutea chromosome 1, jaPorLute2.1, whole genome shotgun sequence, a single genomic region encodes these proteins:
- the LOC140953584 gene encoding serine/arginine-rich splicing factor 5-like isoform X1 — MSRGGTRVYFGKIPRDTRERDLERFVRGFGRVREISIKAGYGFVEFDDPRDADDCVYDLNGRELLGERVVVEHARNPSRTSDYGYRSSAPSSSRPPRRGRSPPVRTEHRLAVENLSSRINWQDLKEYISKAGEVTFADAHKRRQGEGVVEFATKEDMKNALKKLDDSELNGRRIRLKVEKVKSYSRRSRSRSRSRSPKRKKRSHSRSRSHSKSRSKSPKKRHHSSSRSRSRSKSRKSKSRSQSKEKERSRSKSVEEEDKEEKSPEKEDQEEEEEGDAGAEADGDGEEKEGSPEAVNGDGEEENGEGEQELEVEDEVEED, encoded by the exons ATGTCTCGTGGTGGCACACGAGTCTACTTTGGAAAGATTCCCAGAGATACAAGAGAAAGAGATTTAGAGCGGTTTGTGCGTGGATTTGGCAGAGTGCGTGAAATTAGCATCAAAGCTGGATATGGTTTCGTG GAATTTGATGATCCAAGAGACGCAGATGATTGTGTATATGATTTAAATGGAAGAGAACTTTTAGGAGAAAG agtTGTTGTTGAACATGCAAGAAATCCATCCAGAACTTCAGACTACGGTTACAGAAGTAGTGCACcaag CAGTAGCAGGCCTCCCAGAAGAGGGCGCTCACCACCAGTTAGGACAGAACACAGGCTTGCAGTGGAAAATCTTTCTTCACGTATCAACTGGCAG GATTTAAAGGAGTACATTTCTAAAGCAGGAGAAGTTACATTTGCTGATGCCCACAAGAGAAGACAGGGAGAAGG AGTTGTAGAGTTTGCTACCAAAGAGGACATGAAGAATGCTTTAAAGAAACTTGATGATTCAGAATTGAATGGCAGACGCATCCGTCTCAAAGTT GAAAAGGTGAAATCATACTCACGTCGATCACGTAGCCGTAGTAGATCTCGATCTCCAAAGCGCAAAAAGAG AAGCCACTCTCGTTCTCGCAGCCATTCAAAGTCCCGTTCCAAATCACCAAAGAAACGCCATCATTCTTCATCTCGTTCAAGGTCACGCTCCAAATCACGCAAGTCAAAGTCCCGCTCACAGTCCAAAGAGAAAGAGCGATCAAGGTCCAAGTCTGTGGAGGAAGAAGACAAAGAGGAGAAGAGTCCAGAGAAGGAGGACcaagaggaggaggaagaagggGATGCAGGTGCCGAGGCTGATGGTGATGGCGAGGAAAAGGAAGGTAGTCCAGAAGCAGTTAACGGAGATGGAGAGGAAGAAAATGGCGAAGGTGAGCAAGAACTTGAAGTGGAGGATGAAGTTGAGGAGGACTGA
- the LOC140953584 gene encoding serine/arginine-rich splicing factor 5-like isoform X4 yields the protein MSRGGTRVYFGKIPRDTRERDLERFVRGFGRVREISIKAGYGFVEFDDPRDADDCVYDLNGRELLGERVVVEHARNPSRTSDYGYRSSAPSSSRPPRRGRSPPVRTEHRLAVENLSSRINWQDLKEYISKAGEVTFADAHKRRQGEGVVEFATKEDMKNALKKLDDSELNGRRIRLKVEKVKSYSRRSRSRSRSRSPKRKKRSRSKSRKSKSRSQSKEKERSRSKSVEEEDKEEKSPEKEDQEEEEEGDAGAEADGDGEEKEGSPEAVNGDGEEENGEGEQELEVEDEVEED from the exons ATGTCTCGTGGTGGCACACGAGTCTACTTTGGAAAGATTCCCAGAGATACAAGAGAAAGAGATTTAGAGCGGTTTGTGCGTGGATTTGGCAGAGTGCGTGAAATTAGCATCAAAGCTGGATATGGTTTCGTG GAATTTGATGATCCAAGAGACGCAGATGATTGTGTATATGATTTAAATGGAAGAGAACTTTTAGGAGAAAG agtTGTTGTTGAACATGCAAGAAATCCATCCAGAACTTCAGACTACGGTTACAGAAGTAGTGCACcaag CAGTAGCAGGCCTCCCAGAAGAGGGCGCTCACCACCAGTTAGGACAGAACACAGGCTTGCAGTGGAAAATCTTTCTTCACGTATCAACTGGCAG GATTTAAAGGAGTACATTTCTAAAGCAGGAGAAGTTACATTTGCTGATGCCCACAAGAGAAGACAGGGAGAAGG AGTTGTAGAGTTTGCTACCAAAGAGGACATGAAGAATGCTTTAAAGAAACTTGATGATTCAGAATTGAATGGCAGACGCATCCGTCTCAAAGTT GAAAAGGTGAAATCATACTCACGTCGATCACGTAGCCGTAGTAGATCTCGATCTCCAAAGCGCAAAAAGAG GTCACGCTCCAAATCACGCAAGTCAAAGTCCCGCTCACAGTCCAAAGAGAAAGAGCGATCAAGGTCCAAGTCTGTGGAGGAAGAAGACAAAGAGGAGAAGAGTCCAGAGAAGGAGGACcaagaggaggaggaagaagggGATGCAGGTGCCGAGGCTGATGGTGATGGCGAGGAAAAGGAAGGTAGTCCAGAAGCAGTTAACGGAGATGGAGAGGAAGAAAATGGCGAAGGTGAGCAAGAACTTGAAGTGGAGGATGAAGTTGAGGAGGACTGA
- the LOC140953584 gene encoding serine/arginine-rich splicing factor 5-like isoform X2: MSRGGTRVYFGKIPRDTRERDLERFVRGFGRVREISIKAGYGFVEFDDPRDADDCVYDLNGRELLGERVVVEHARNPSRTSDYGYRSSAPSSRPPRRGRSPPVRTEHRLAVENLSSRINWQDLKEYISKAGEVTFADAHKRRQGEGVVEFATKEDMKNALKKLDDSELNGRRIRLKVEKVKSYSRRSRSRSRSRSPKRKKRSHSRSRSHSKSRSKSPKKRHHSSSRSRSRSKSRKSKSRSQSKEKERSRSKSVEEEDKEEKSPEKEDQEEEEEGDAGAEADGDGEEKEGSPEAVNGDGEEENGEGEQELEVEDEVEED; this comes from the exons ATGTCTCGTGGTGGCACACGAGTCTACTTTGGAAAGATTCCCAGAGATACAAGAGAAAGAGATTTAGAGCGGTTTGTGCGTGGATTTGGCAGAGTGCGTGAAATTAGCATCAAAGCTGGATATGGTTTCGTG GAATTTGATGATCCAAGAGACGCAGATGATTGTGTATATGATTTAAATGGAAGAGAACTTTTAGGAGAAAG agtTGTTGTTGAACATGCAAGAAATCCATCCAGAACTTCAGACTACGGTTACAGAAGTAGTGCACcaag TAGCAGGCCTCCCAGAAGAGGGCGCTCACCACCAGTTAGGACAGAACACAGGCTTGCAGTGGAAAATCTTTCTTCACGTATCAACTGGCAG GATTTAAAGGAGTACATTTCTAAAGCAGGAGAAGTTACATTTGCTGATGCCCACAAGAGAAGACAGGGAGAAGG AGTTGTAGAGTTTGCTACCAAAGAGGACATGAAGAATGCTTTAAAGAAACTTGATGATTCAGAATTGAATGGCAGACGCATCCGTCTCAAAGTT GAAAAGGTGAAATCATACTCACGTCGATCACGTAGCCGTAGTAGATCTCGATCTCCAAAGCGCAAAAAGAG AAGCCACTCTCGTTCTCGCAGCCATTCAAAGTCCCGTTCCAAATCACCAAAGAAACGCCATCATTCTTCATCTCGTTCAAGGTCACGCTCCAAATCACGCAAGTCAAAGTCCCGCTCACAGTCCAAAGAGAAAGAGCGATCAAGGTCCAAGTCTGTGGAGGAAGAAGACAAAGAGGAGAAGAGTCCAGAGAAGGAGGACcaagaggaggaggaagaagggGATGCAGGTGCCGAGGCTGATGGTGATGGCGAGGAAAAGGAAGGTAGTCCAGAAGCAGTTAACGGAGATGGAGAGGAAGAAAATGGCGAAGGTGAGCAAGAACTTGAAGTGGAGGATGAAGTTGAGGAGGACTGA
- the LOC140953584 gene encoding serine/arginine-rich splicing factor 5-like isoform X3, whose translation MSRGGTRVYFGKIPRDTRERDLERFVRGFGRVREISIKAGYGFVEFDDPRDADDCVYDLNGRELLGERVVVEHARNPSRTSDYGYRSSAPSSSRPPRRGRSPPVRTEHRLAVENLSSRINWQDLKEYISKAGEVTFADAHKRRQGEGVVEFATKEDMKNALKKLDDSELNGRRIRLKVEKVKSYSRRSRSRSRSRSPKRKKSHSKSRSKSPKKRHHSSSRSRSRSKSRKSKSRSQSKEKERSRSKSVEEEDKEEKSPEKEDQEEEEEGDAGAEADGDGEEKEGSPEAVNGDGEEENGEGEQELEVEDEVEED comes from the exons ATGTCTCGTGGTGGCACACGAGTCTACTTTGGAAAGATTCCCAGAGATACAAGAGAAAGAGATTTAGAGCGGTTTGTGCGTGGATTTGGCAGAGTGCGTGAAATTAGCATCAAAGCTGGATATGGTTTCGTG GAATTTGATGATCCAAGAGACGCAGATGATTGTGTATATGATTTAAATGGAAGAGAACTTTTAGGAGAAAG agtTGTTGTTGAACATGCAAGAAATCCATCCAGAACTTCAGACTACGGTTACAGAAGTAGTGCACcaag CAGTAGCAGGCCTCCCAGAAGAGGGCGCTCACCACCAGTTAGGACAGAACACAGGCTTGCAGTGGAAAATCTTTCTTCACGTATCAACTGGCAG GATTTAAAGGAGTACATTTCTAAAGCAGGAGAAGTTACATTTGCTGATGCCCACAAGAGAAGACAGGGAGAAGG AGTTGTAGAGTTTGCTACCAAAGAGGACATGAAGAATGCTTTAAAGAAACTTGATGATTCAGAATTGAATGGCAGACGCATCCGTCTCAAAGTT GAAAAGGTGAAATCATACTCACGTCGATCACGTAGCCGTAGTAGATCTCGATCTCCAAAGCGCAAAAAGAG CCATTCAAAGTCCCGTTCCAAATCACCAAAGAAACGCCATCATTCTTCATCTCGTTCAAGGTCACGCTCCAAATCACGCAAGTCAAAGTCCCGCTCACAGTCCAAAGAGAAAGAGCGATCAAGGTCCAAGTCTGTGGAGGAAGAAGACAAAGAGGAGAAGAGTCCAGAGAAGGAGGACcaagaggaggaggaagaagggGATGCAGGTGCCGAGGCTGATGGTGATGGCGAGGAAAAGGAAGGTAGTCCAGAAGCAGTTAACGGAGATGGAGAGGAAGAAAATGGCGAAGGTGAGCAAGAACTTGAAGTGGAGGATGAAGTTGAGGAGGACTGA